The Microcebus murinus isolate Inina chromosome 4, M.murinus_Inina_mat1.0, whole genome shotgun sequence genome has a segment encoding these proteins:
- the FKBP8 gene encoding peptidyl-prolyl cis-trans isomerase FKBP8 isoform X2, whose translation MASCAEPSEPTAPPPAGAPPLEDFEVLDGVEDAEGEEEEEEEEEEEDDLSELPPLEDMGQPPPEEAEQQPGALAREFLAAMEPEPAPAPAPEEWLDILGNGLLRKKTLVPGPPGSSRPGQGQVVTVQLQTSLENGTRVQEEPELVFTLGDCDVIQALDLSVPLMDVGETAMVTADSKYCYGPQGRSPYIPPHAALCLEVTLKTAVDGPDLETLSGQERVALANRKRECGNAHYQRADFVLAANSYDLAIKAITSSAKVDMSLEEEEQLLQLKVKCLNNLAASQLKLDHYRAALRSCSLVLEHQPDNIKALFRKGKVLAQQGEYSEAIPILRAALKLEPSNKTIHAELSKLVKKHAAQRSTETALYRKMLGNPSRLPAKCPGKGAWSIPWKWLFGATAVALGGVALSVVIAARN comes from the exons ATGGCATCCTGCGCCGAGCCCTCTGAGCCCACCGCCCCGCCGCCTGCCGGGGCCCCGCCGCTGGAGGACTTCGAGGTGCTGGATGGGGTCGAGGATGCAGAGggcgaggaggaagaggaggaggaggaagaggaggaggatgaccTGAGTGAGCTGCCGCCGCTCGAGGACATGGGGCAGCCCCCGCCGGAGGAGGCCGAACAGCAGCCGGGGGCCCTGGCCCGAGAGTTCCTCGCTGCCATGGAGCCCGAgccggccccggcccccgccccggaGGAGTGGCTGGACATCCTGG GGAACGGGCTGCTGAGGAAGAAGACGCTGGTCCCGGGGCCGCCCGGCTCCAGCCGCCCCGGCCAGGGCCAGGTGGTCACGGTGCAGCTGCAGACGTCGCTGGAGAACGGCACGCGGGTGCAGGAGGAGCCGGAGCTGGTGTTCACCCTGGGCGACTGCGACGTCatccag GCCCTGGATCTCAGCGTCCCGCTCATGGACGTGGGGGAGACGGCCATGGTCACTGCTGACTCCAAGTACTGCTACGGCCCCCAGGGCAG gaGCCCGTACATCCCCCCGCACGCGGCCCTGTGCCTGGAGGTGACCCTGAAGACGGCGGTGGACGGGCCGGACCTGGAGACGCTCTCGGGACAGGAGCGCGTGGCCCTGGCCAACCGCAAGCGCGAGTGCGGCAACGCGCACTACCAGCGCGCCGACTTCGTGCTGGCCGCCAACTCCTACGACCTGGCCATCAAGGCCATCACCTCCAGCGCCAAAG TGGACATgagcttggaggaggaggagcagctcCTGCAGCTGAAGGTGAAGTGCCTCAACAACCTGGCGGCCTCGCAGCTGAAGCTGGACCACTACCGCGCCGCGCTGCGCTCCTGCAGCCTGGTGCTCGAGCACCAGCCCGACAACATCAAGGCGCTCTTCCGCAAGGGCAAG GTGCTGGCTCAGCAAGGCGAGTACAGCGAGGCCATCCCCATCCTGAGGGCCGCCCTGAAGCTGGAACCTTCCAACAAG ACGATCCACGCCGAGCTCTCGAAGCTGGTGAAGAAACACGCGGCTCAGCGGAGCACGGAGACCGCCCTGTACCGGAAGATGCTGGGCAACCCCAGCCGACTGCCCGCCAAGTGTCCCGGCAAGGGCGCCTGG TCTATCCCGTGGAAGTGGCTGTTCGGGGCGACTGCCGTTGCCCTAGGGGGCGTGGCTCTCTCTGTGGTCATTGCTGCCAGGAACTGA
- the FKBP8 gene encoding peptidyl-prolyl cis-trans isomerase FKBP8 isoform X1, with protein MASCAEPSEPTAPPPAGAPPLEDFEVLDGVEDAEGEEEEEEEEEEEDDLSELPPLEDMGQPPPEEAEQQPGALAREFLAAMEPEPAPAPAPEEWLDILGNGLLRKKTLVPGPPGSSRPGQGQVVTVQLQTSLENGTRVQEEPELVFTLGDCDVIQALDLSVPLMDVGETAMVTADSKYCYGPQGSRSPYIPPHAALCLEVTLKTAVDGPDLETLSGQERVALANRKRECGNAHYQRADFVLAANSYDLAIKAITSSAKVDMSLEEEEQLLQLKVKCLNNLAASQLKLDHYRAALRSCSLVLEHQPDNIKALFRKGKVLAQQGEYSEAIPILRAALKLEPSNKTIHAELSKLVKKHAAQRSTETALYRKMLGNPSRLPAKCPGKGAWSIPWKWLFGATAVALGGVALSVVIAARN; from the exons ATGGCATCCTGCGCCGAGCCCTCTGAGCCCACCGCCCCGCCGCCTGCCGGGGCCCCGCCGCTGGAGGACTTCGAGGTGCTGGATGGGGTCGAGGATGCAGAGggcgaggaggaagaggaggaggaggaagaggaggaggatgaccTGAGTGAGCTGCCGCCGCTCGAGGACATGGGGCAGCCCCCGCCGGAGGAGGCCGAACAGCAGCCGGGGGCCCTGGCCCGAGAGTTCCTCGCTGCCATGGAGCCCGAgccggccccggcccccgccccggaGGAGTGGCTGGACATCCTGG GGAACGGGCTGCTGAGGAAGAAGACGCTGGTCCCGGGGCCGCCCGGCTCCAGCCGCCCCGGCCAGGGCCAGGTGGTCACGGTGCAGCTGCAGACGTCGCTGGAGAACGGCACGCGGGTGCAGGAGGAGCCGGAGCTGGTGTTCACCCTGGGCGACTGCGACGTCatccag GCCCTGGATCTCAGCGTCCCGCTCATGGACGTGGGGGAGACGGCCATGGTCACTGCTGACTCCAAGTACTGCTACGGCCCCCAGGGCAG caggaGCCCGTACATCCCCCCGCACGCGGCCCTGTGCCTGGAGGTGACCCTGAAGACGGCGGTGGACGGGCCGGACCTGGAGACGCTCTCGGGACAGGAGCGCGTGGCCCTGGCCAACCGCAAGCGCGAGTGCGGCAACGCGCACTACCAGCGCGCCGACTTCGTGCTGGCCGCCAACTCCTACGACCTGGCCATCAAGGCCATCACCTCCAGCGCCAAAG TGGACATgagcttggaggaggaggagcagctcCTGCAGCTGAAGGTGAAGTGCCTCAACAACCTGGCGGCCTCGCAGCTGAAGCTGGACCACTACCGCGCCGCGCTGCGCTCCTGCAGCCTGGTGCTCGAGCACCAGCCCGACAACATCAAGGCGCTCTTCCGCAAGGGCAAG GTGCTGGCTCAGCAAGGCGAGTACAGCGAGGCCATCCCCATCCTGAGGGCCGCCCTGAAGCTGGAACCTTCCAACAAG ACGATCCACGCCGAGCTCTCGAAGCTGGTGAAGAAACACGCGGCTCAGCGGAGCACGGAGACCGCCCTGTACCGGAAGATGCTGGGCAACCCCAGCCGACTGCCCGCCAAGTGTCCCGGCAAGGGCGCCTGG TCTATCCCGTGGAAGTGGCTGTTCGGGGCGACTGCCGTTGCCCTAGGGGGCGTGGCTCTCTCTGTGGTCATTGCTGCCAGGAACTGA